The Oryzias latipes chromosome 4, ASM223467v1 genome includes a window with the following:
- the osbpl9 gene encoding oxysterol-binding protein-related protein 9 isoform X3: protein MPSPMSVFRSCMLWFYKRKARDADEREKWIHALEGTILRHTLQLQEAEAGFVPSVQDFDKKLSEADAYLQILIDQLKLFDEKIKDSTDEESLAKIENLKETTCSMVESIKHCIVLLQIAKDRSNEQQHANGLISTINPVDGIYQPPLEIPVVNTAMPTQAALPTDDSQVCKSDQRPSTLPVGPIVTVMGSLQTSTPNSTGSGPSGTSSGVASPAHIPLPSRSVPDFSYSSSEDEFYDADEFYQSTTSPKHCRDPSKPPGASPGASQESTLKRPNTTESLNSSMSNGTTDADQFDSHDDRDDDGEGESVEEHKSVIMHLLSQVRLGMDLTKVVLPTFILERRSLLEMYADFFAHPDLFVSIAEQPEPRERMVQVVKWYLSAFHAGRKGSVAKKPYNPILGEVFYCHWDLPSGAEEPAQHTETVSDGPVPWASTNSVCFVAEQVSHHPPISAFYAECLNRKIQFNAHIWTKSKFLGMSIGVHNIGQGCVSCLEHDEHYILTFPNGYGRSILTVPWVELGGECNISCSKSGYSANIVFHTKPFYGGKKHRITADIFAPNDKKSFCSIEGEWNGVMYAKWATGENTAFIDTKKIGTVKKKVRKLEDQLDFESRRLWRDVTVNLKLKDIDAATDAKHRLEEKQRAEARERKEKEQQWETRLFHEDGECWVYDEPLLKRLPSQRP from the exons ATGCCCTCTCCCATGTCTGTGTTCCGAAGCTGTATGCTGTGGTTCTACAAACGCAAGG CCCGAGATGCAGACGAGCGGGAGAAGTGGATCCACGCCTTAGAGGGAACCATCCTCCGCCACACCCTCCAGCTGCAG GAGGCAGAAGCAGGATTTGTTCCCAGTGTTCAAGACTTTGACAAGAAGTTATCTGAAGCTGACGCCTACCTTCAGATCCTGATTGACCAGTTAAAG CTGTTTGATGAGAAGATCAAGGACTCCACAGACGAGGAATCGCTGGCA aaaatagaaaatttgaAAGAGACGACTTGT aGTATGGTAGAGTCCATTAAACACTGCATTGTACTGCTGCAAATAGCCAAG GACCGAAGTAACGAACAGCAACACGCAAACGGACTTATa AGCACCATCAACCCAGTGGATGGGATCTACCAGCCCCCCCTGGAGATTCCTGTAGTTAACACCGCCATGCCAACGCAGGCCGCCCTCCCCACAG ACGATTCTCAGGTGTGTAAATCCGACCAACGGCCCTCCACGCTACCCGTCGGTCCCATCGTCACGGTGATGGGCAGTTTACAGACCTCCACCCCCAACAGCACAG GGAGCGGGCCGTCCGGCACCAGCAGCGGCGTTGCCTCCCCGGCTCACATCCCTCTGCCCTCCCGGTCCGTGCCAGACTTCTCCTACTCCTCCAGCGAGGACGAGTTTTACGATGCCGACGAGTTTTACCAGAGCACCACTTCACCCAAACACTGCAGAGA TCCCTCCAAGCCTCCTGGAGCCTCGCCTGGTGCTAGCCAAGAATCAACGTTGAAACGGCCCAACACAACCGAGTCCCTGAACTCATCGATGTCCAATGGCACCACCGACGCAG ATCAGTTTGACAGCCATGATGACCGCGATGACGACGGGGAGGGCGAGTCTGTGGAAGAGCACAAGAGCGTCATCATGCATCTGCTCTCACAAGTTCGTCTGGGCATGGACCTCACAAAG GTGGTCCTGCCCACCTTCATCCTCGAGAGGAGATCTCTGCTAGAAATGTACGCAGACTTCTTTGCACATCCGGACTTGTTTGTAAG CATCGCCGAGCAGCCAGAGCCCAGAGAGCGGATGGTTCAGGTGGTCAAATGGTACCTTTCGGCGTTCCACGCCGGCCGGAAAGGCTCAGTGGCCAAGAAGCCCTACAACCCCATTCTGGGGGAAGTCTTCTACTGCCACTGGGATCTGCCCAGTGGGGCAGAGGAGCCCGCTCAGCACACG GAGACCGTATCAGACGGCCCAGTTCCCTGGGCTTCCACCAacagtgtgtgttttgtggCTGAACAGGTGTCTCACCACCCCCCCA TTTCTGCATTCTACGCAGAGTGTTTAAACAGGAAGATCCAGTTCAACGCTCACATCTGGACCAAGTCTAAGTTTCTTGGCATGTCGATTGGAGTCCACAACATTGGTCAAG gtTGCGTGTCCTGTTTGGAGCACGATGAACATTACATCCTCACCTTCCCTAACGGATACGGCAG GTCCATCCTCACGGTGCCGTGGGTGGAGCTGGGCGGGGAGTGCAACATCTCCTGCTCCAAGTCGGGCTACAGCGCCAACATCGTCTTCCACACCAAACCCTTCTATGGTGGGAAGAAGCACAGGATCACCGCTGACATATT TGCTCCAAACGACAAGAAGTCTTTCTGCTCCATTGAGGGAGAATGGAATGGAGTGATGTACGCCAAATGGGCCACTGGA GAAAACACGGCATTCATAGACACAAAGAAGATCGGGACCGTTAAGAAGAAAGTAAGGAAGCTGGAGGACCAGCTGGACTTTGAATCCCGGAG ACTGTGGAGAGACGTGACGGTGAACCTGAAGCTGAAGGACATCGATGCAGCGACAGACGCCAAACACAGACTGGAGGAGAAACAAAGAGCTGAAGCCAGAGAGAGGAAGGAGAAGGAGCAGCAGTGGGAGACCAGG CTGTTCCATGAAGACGGGGAGTGCTGGGTCTACGATGAGCCCCTCCTAAAGAGACTCCCCAGTCAGAGGCCCTGA